The following coding sequences lie in one Silvanigrella aquatica genomic window:
- a CDS encoding HAMP domain-containing methyl-accepting chemotaxis protein — protein sequence MSNKSLSFKIYLSISVLFLLIFITAIYSIFMINKTQDYSAETETNWLPSINSAQKMQAAFSSISRRPLRIILEISEEERKNGYVVLNKSIENFLKEKKNYEQFISDPDEKKAYESLNNAWIEFSKILDKTLDETKKGLKQEAFKTFNNEGRPFQLIIEKSLLNIAEINNKGAIESTKKGKNLTFLTSITMSIILVIAITILIIIFRMVYKTTSSIDSGIKELKIQSYKIKEIGILLNKSSKTLSESVSNQAASVHETTAAINEITSMVNRTSENSKESTQIAQQSSEKSVEGEKIIKELVNSMESIQESNSQLQNISVIINQIHTKTAVINDIVSKTELLSLNASIESARAGEHGKGFAVVAEEVGNLAKVSGKSALEIQQLITSSQEQVNKILSITKERIDEGKKVTGKAQEIFHLISKNINLLANSMRQISDATREQEIGVRQISTAMEQIDKVTQKSQESSQITSVSSENVSEQSEKLELTSKKIETLINGKAT from the coding sequence ATGAGCAATAAAAGTCTATCTTTTAAAATATACTTATCAATATCAGTATTGTTTCTTCTTATTTTTATTACAGCAATTTATTCTATTTTCATGATTAATAAAACACAAGACTATTCGGCTGAAACAGAAACAAATTGGTTACCAAGCATTAATTCTGCTCAAAAAATGCAAGCTGCATTTTCTTCCATTAGTAGAAGACCTCTTCGCATTATTTTAGAAATATCGGAAGAAGAGAGAAAAAATGGCTATGTAGTACTAAACAAGTCCATAGAAAATTTTTTAAAGGAAAAAAAGAATTATGAGCAATTCATTTCAGATCCAGATGAAAAAAAAGCTTATGAAAGTTTAAATAATGCTTGGATTGAATTTTCAAAAATTCTCGATAAAACCTTAGATGAAACAAAAAAAGGTTTAAAACAAGAGGCATTTAAAACATTTAATAATGAAGGTCGTCCATTTCAATTAATAATTGAAAAATCACTACTTAATATTGCAGAAATTAATAATAAAGGCGCTATTGAATCCACCAAAAAAGGAAAAAACCTAACATTTTTAACTTCAATTACTATGAGTATCATTCTTGTTATTGCAATCACCATATTAATCATTATTTTTAGAATGGTGTATAAAACTACTTCATCCATTGATAGTGGAATTAAAGAATTAAAAATACAAAGCTATAAAATAAAAGAAATAGGCATATTATTAAACAAGAGTTCAAAAACATTATCCGAATCCGTTTCAAATCAAGCGGCATCCGTCCATGAAACTACTGCTGCTATTAATGAAATTACAAGCATGGTTAATCGCACCTCTGAAAATTCAAAAGAATCCACTCAAATTGCGCAGCAATCTTCTGAAAAATCTGTTGAAGGTGAAAAAATCATAAAAGAACTTGTCAATTCTATGGAAAGTATTCAGGAATCGAACTCTCAGTTGCAAAATATCTCTGTTATTATAAACCAAATTCATACTAAAACCGCTGTCATTAATGACATTGTTTCCAAAACAGAGCTCTTGTCACTCAATGCTTCGATTGAGTCGGCGCGTGCTGGTGAACATGGTAAAGGATTTGCAGTTGTTGCTGAAGAAGTTGGAAATCTTGCGAAAGTAAGCGGTAAATCAGCCTTAGAAATTCAACAACTGATAACAAGCAGTCAAGAACAAGTTAATAAAATATTGAGTATAACAAAAGAAAGAATAGATGAAGGAAAGAAGGTAACAGGAAAAGCACAAGAAATATTTCATCTGATATCAAAAAATATCAATCTTTTAGCAAATTCTATGAGGCAAATTTCCGATGCCACCCGTGAGCAAGAAATCGGTGTCAGACAAATTTCTACAGCTATGGAACAGATTGATAAAGTCACTCAAAAAAGCCAAGAAAGTTCTCAAATCACTTCAGTATCTTCAGAAAATGTTTCTGAACAAAGTGAAAAATTAGAATTGACATCAAAGAAAATTGAAACTCTTATAAATGGCAAAGCAACTTAA
- the ileS gene encoding isoleucine--tRNA ligase yields the protein MQVEKPAKGIDFPAVEKEMLKKWDDENIFQRSISERPQNKKYNFYDGPPFATGLPHFGHFVPSSVKDAFPRYFTMKGHRVERRFGWDCHGVPVELLVQKELGLNGKLDIEKFGIAKFNQACRESVVRYTKEWRNYIRRLGRWVDMDDEYRTMDPEFMESVWHVIKKLWDKGLIYEGKFVVSYSTALGTTLSNFEASQDYRDIQDPSLTIKAKLKGKHAGKSLLVWTTTPWTLPANFAVAIDAKGIYAEVQDTASNEHFYILKERISAYWPKDNTYLIVREFTGEELVNTSYEPFFESWIDKGGNNSFKVYATNYVLHDTGTGAVHTAPAFGEDDFHAAQQYQLPIFDHLDSNGKFIEGNLKEIIGLDFKAGDKIIIADLKKRGFVFKHETFVHSYPHCYRSGVPLMYRAVPSWFVKIQENRELLLKMNSEINWVPEHIKTGRFGKWLENARDWNIGRSRYWGNPIPVWKNNETGETLCIGSIAELQKYTDKKITDLHMEFIDDIVIPSKKHPGTLLKRVPFVLDCWFESGSMPYAQHHYPFKRAEEFETLFPADFICEGLDQTRGWFYTLTLLSSLLFEKPAFKNVVVNGLILAEDGRKMSKSLKNYPDPMSTLDDFGADSVRLFLLSSPATVGEEVRFSIEGVKESTRRVLLPLWNAYSFFATYASIDKWNPETQTVESKNQLDKWILLRLNELIKNVDESMTSYQIAKVAPALVEFFDDLNNWYIRRSRRRFWESNQEAYSTLYKVLLQATQILAPFAPFTAEYFFGKLALTKELKNVGSVHLSLLPSHREMTAEEMELLKDVSISRRVVELGRTIRVTHKLKNRQPLQKLTVGVLSKEFGAQILKLKDVICEELNVKDVTITYDPSELAKIIVKPNFKVLGKTLGDRIKELQLLLSDLSQENAVKALRKETIQISDFKLTADMVTVELRPSGNNLVATDAEVVAALDPVISEELRLEGIARELVSLIQKARKSADFNVEDKMYLQITASPELKKAILSNSAYIEDETLSIIVDQLPSAPQYQTDLDCEGEKVSIALSLSH from the coding sequence ATGCAAGTCGAAAAACCAGCCAAGGGTATAGATTTCCCTGCTGTAGAAAAAGAAATGCTAAAAAAATGGGATGATGAAAACATTTTTCAACGCAGCATTTCTGAACGCCCTCAAAACAAAAAATACAATTTTTATGACGGGCCTCCTTTTGCTACAGGCTTACCACATTTCGGCCATTTTGTACCCAGCTCCGTAAAAGACGCTTTTCCCCGCTATTTTACAATGAAAGGCCACAGAGTAGAGCGTCGCTTTGGTTGGGACTGTCACGGTGTCCCCGTAGAACTTCTCGTTCAAAAAGAATTGGGACTCAACGGAAAACTAGATATTGAAAAATTTGGAATTGCAAAATTTAATCAAGCCTGCCGAGAATCCGTTGTCCGCTATACAAAAGAGTGGCGAAATTACATCCGCCGCTTGGGGCGCTGGGTCGACATGGATGACGAATACCGCACCATGGATCCTGAATTTATGGAAAGCGTCTGGCACGTTATTAAAAAATTATGGGATAAAGGATTAATCTACGAAGGCAAATTTGTAGTAAGTTATTCAACAGCCCTAGGAACAACTTTATCTAATTTTGAAGCAAGTCAAGATTATAGGGACATTCAAGATCCCTCTTTAACAATTAAAGCAAAATTAAAAGGAAAACACGCGGGCAAAAGCCTTCTTGTTTGGACAACAACACCTTGGACTCTTCCCGCCAACTTTGCGGTGGCTATTGATGCCAAAGGAATTTACGCCGAAGTTCAAGATACAGCTTCAAACGAACACTTTTATATTTTAAAAGAGCGTATATCGGCCTATTGGCCTAAGGATAATACATACTTAATTGTCCGTGAATTTACGGGCGAAGAATTGGTCAATACCTCATACGAGCCTTTTTTCGAATCCTGGATAGACAAAGGCGGGAATAATTCATTCAAAGTTTATGCAACAAATTATGTCTTACACGACACAGGTACCGGCGCTGTCCACACTGCTCCTGCCTTTGGTGAAGACGATTTTCATGCGGCACAACAGTATCAACTGCCTATTTTCGATCACCTCGATTCAAACGGTAAGTTTATCGAAGGTAACTTAAAAGAAATTATCGGACTGGATTTCAAAGCGGGCGATAAAATTATTATTGCTGACTTAAAGAAACGTGGTTTTGTCTTCAAACATGAAACCTTCGTACACAGTTATCCGCACTGCTACCGCTCTGGTGTTCCTTTAATGTACCGCGCTGTTCCTTCTTGGTTTGTAAAAATTCAAGAGAATAGAGAGTTGTTACTTAAAATGAACTCTGAAATAAATTGGGTACCAGAGCATATAAAAACAGGTCGATTCGGGAAATGGCTTGAAAATGCCAGAGACTGGAATATTGGACGTTCCCGTTATTGGGGAAATCCTATTCCTGTTTGGAAAAATAACGAAACAGGAGAGACTCTTTGCATAGGATCTATTGCTGAATTACAAAAATATACAGACAAAAAAATCACCGATCTTCATATGGAATTTATCGATGACATTGTCATTCCTTCAAAAAAACATCCTGGTACTTTATTAAAAAGAGTTCCCTTTGTTTTAGACTGTTGGTTTGAGTCAGGATCTATGCCCTATGCGCAACACCACTATCCATTTAAACGCGCTGAAGAATTCGAAACTCTTTTCCCAGCTGATTTCATTTGCGAAGGACTCGATCAAACAAGGGGTTGGTTTTACACATTAACGTTATTATCAAGTTTATTATTTGAAAAACCGGCATTTAAAAATGTAGTGGTAAATGGCCTTATTCTTGCAGAAGATGGCCGTAAAATGAGTAAAAGTCTTAAAAATTATCCCGACCCTATGTCGACCCTTGACGACTTTGGTGCCGACTCCGTCCGCCTTTTCCTATTGTCCTCGCCAGCAACAGTGGGTGAAGAAGTCCGCTTTAGCATTGAAGGCGTAAAGGAAAGCACGCGACGTGTATTGTTACCTTTGTGGAACGCCTACTCGTTTTTTGCAACCTATGCTTCCATCGACAAATGGAATCCGGAAACCCAAACGGTTGAAAGCAAAAATCAACTGGATAAATGGATTTTGTTACGTTTAAATGAACTCATTAAAAACGTGGATGAGTCCATGACATCTTATCAAATTGCAAAAGTGGCTCCTGCTCTAGTTGAATTTTTTGATGACCTTAACAATTGGTATATCCGCAGAAGCCGCCGCCGTTTTTGGGAAAGCAATCAGGAAGCTTACTCCACGCTATACAAAGTCTTGCTCCAAGCAACGCAAATTTTAGCTCCTTTTGCTCCTTTTACAGCAGAGTATTTCTTTGGCAAGCTTGCCCTCACCAAAGAACTTAAAAATGTGGGCAGCGTTCATTTATCCCTTTTACCATCTCATCGCGAGATGACCGCAGAAGAAATGGAACTTCTAAAAGATGTTTCTATTTCTAGAAGAGTTGTTGAGTTAGGACGTACTATTCGTGTGACTCACAAACTCAAAAATCGTCAACCCCTGCAAAAACTCACAGTTGGTGTTCTATCGAAGGAATTTGGTGCACAAATTCTTAAATTAAAAGATGTTATTTGCGAAGAGCTTAATGTAAAAGACGTCACTATTACTTACGATCCTTCTGAACTAGCTAAAATTATTGTGAAACCTAATTTTAAGGTTCTTGGCAAAACCTTGGGAGATCGTATTAAAGAGCTCCAATTGTTACTTTCTGATTTATCACAAGAAAATGCGGTGAAAGCACTTCGTAAAGAAACAATTCAAATTAGCGATTTTAAGTTAACAGCAGATATGGTCACTGTGGAATTACGCCCCAGCGGCAATAACCTTGTTGCTACCGATGCTGAGGTTGTGGCAGCTCTCGATCCTGTCATTAGTGAAGAATTGCGCTTAGAAGGCATTGCGCGTGAACTTGTCAGCCTTATCCAAAAAGCTCGTAAATCGGCTGATTTCAATGTTGAAGACAAAATGTATTTACAAATTACAGCAAGTCCCGAACTCAAAAAGGCTATTTTATCAAATAGCGCATATATTGAGGACGAAACCTTATCAATAATTGTAGATCAATTGCCTTCTGCACCGCAATATCAAACAGATTTAGACTGTGAAGGTGAAAAAGTTTCTATTGCATTAAGTTTAAGTCATTAA
- the lepB gene encoding signal peptidase I has translation MKKNYVSEFAWVIAFILFFILLKTSVMGFYLVPTPSMLPNIIPGDRVMMNKLSYGLWLPFLDSPLMTWGSPKRGDVVFFESPNGQGTFVKRVIALPGDVVSFYKGIVIINGQQVSQSYMGNSPYRHYQNNVIIEENKDLHLRSHLILMSQEPGSTYFESGRFIVPPHKVFVLGDNRDSSVDSRVFGFVDEKALYGKAWFVLFSTAGNNGLFPEFRTSRFFQRVE, from the coding sequence TTGAAAAAGAATTACGTTAGTGAATTTGCGTGGGTTATCGCTTTTATTTTGTTTTTTATTTTACTGAAAACATCTGTCATGGGTTTTTATTTGGTACCCACGCCTTCAATGTTACCGAACATCATACCTGGTGATCGGGTAATGATGAATAAGCTTTCTTACGGTTTATGGTTACCTTTTCTAGATTCCCCGCTGATGACGTGGGGAAGTCCTAAGCGAGGGGATGTGGTCTTTTTTGAATCTCCAAATGGTCAGGGTACATTTGTAAAACGCGTGATTGCTCTGCCTGGTGATGTGGTTTCTTTTTATAAAGGCATTGTGATTATCAACGGGCAGCAGGTTTCTCAGAGTTACATGGGAAACTCTCCCTATAGGCATTATCAAAATAATGTAATTATTGAAGAAAATAAAGATTTACATTTGCGTTCACATTTAATACTTATGTCGCAGGAGCCAGGAAGTACGTATTTTGAGTCCGGAAGATTTATCGTTCCCCCTCATAAAGTATTTGTACTTGGTGATAATCGTGATAGTTCTGTTGACAGCCGCGTTTTTGGTTTTGTGGATGAAAAAGCTTTGTATGGTAAAGCTTGGTTTGTTTTATTCTCAACCGCTGGAAATAATGGCTTATTTCCTGAGTTTCGCACGAGCCGCTTCTTTCAGAGAGTCGAATAG
- the rpsD gene encoding 30S ribosomal protein S4, whose product MSRYTGPRMRIARRLGTLPGLTNKEIKRKSRPGQHGAAPQKKSEFALALEEKQKIRFNYGLTERQMQRYVKAARKAKTLTGEALLRICEMRLDSIVFRLGFAPTIPAARQLVRHGHVHVNGRRVNMPGYQCKPGEVIIPTNKEATMALVKNNLVHRSNAQPPAFLSLSSDKLQASVVSVCSREEVLLNVNERLVVEYYAQRG is encoded by the coding sequence ATGTCTCGTTACACTGGCCCACGCATGCGCATCGCTCGTCGCCTCGGAACTTTGCCAGGGCTTACAAACAAAGAAATCAAAAGGAAATCACGCCCAGGACAACACGGCGCGGCTCCACAAAAGAAGTCTGAATTTGCTCTTGCTCTTGAAGAAAAGCAAAAAATTCGCTTTAACTACGGTCTTACAGAAAGACAAATGCAACGCTACGTGAAAGCAGCTCGTAAGGCAAAAACCCTTACAGGTGAAGCTCTTCTTCGTATCTGCGAAATGCGTCTTGACAGCATTGTTTTCCGTCTTGGGTTTGCACCAACAATCCCTGCGGCACGTCAGCTTGTTCGTCACGGTCACGTCCATGTCAATGGTCGTAGAGTGAATATGCCAGGCTACCAATGCAAGCCAGGTGAAGTTATTATTCCTACAAACAAAGAAGCGACTATGGCTCTTGTTAAGAATAACCTTGTTCACCGTTCTAACGCACAACCACCTGCATTCTTGAGCCTCAGTTCTGACAAGCTTCAAGCATCTGTTGTTAGTGTTTGCTCACGTGAAGAAGTTCTTCTCAATGTAAATGAGCGTCTTGTGGTAGAATACTACGCACAACGCGGTTAA
- a CDS encoding magnesium transporter CorA family protein, protein MSEVVLTKKFHGRNYAYEEVILSQIPIEANKQMQELSVRFKLHYLTMEDCLHRNQRAKVESFGNYQFVVWHYYHPVLEAPIELYIVISAEFLILISDKVPENVAPSWKLICFQKGQSIILNEAICQMFTSLVEHTEHYVHSLKYIMHSLEKKIISKHINPKRMLKIKYLVVELEQSLCPIASVFHHLEKFDFNIEQKFQVRNIEDHNTRILQDITHLRFQSIALMDVYYGSSSARSNLEMRKLTTLSAFLLPMSMWAGFFGMNFDGMPFHEKWFMILGLCLIVGTPISILSFLIYRKYRREKIRLKRKRHDKKIKLHFPFLTRRKDIQKNNFKWGNQHHEDE, encoded by the coding sequence TTGTCTGAAGTTGTTTTAACTAAAAAATTTCATGGTCGGAATTATGCTTATGAAGAAGTGATTCTAAGTCAAATTCCCATAGAAGCGAACAAGCAAATGCAAGAGCTTTCTGTTCGCTTTAAATTGCATTATCTGACCATGGAAGATTGCCTCCACAGAAATCAAAGAGCAAAAGTAGAATCTTTTGGAAATTATCAATTTGTCGTATGGCACTATTATCATCCTGTCTTAGAAGCACCCATTGAGCTTTATATTGTCATTAGCGCCGAATTTTTAATATTAATTTCAGATAAGGTTCCTGAAAATGTAGCTCCTAGTTGGAAGCTAATCTGCTTTCAAAAGGGGCAAAGCATTATTCTTAATGAGGCTATTTGCCAAATGTTCACATCGCTTGTGGAGCATACCGAGCATTACGTGCATTCATTAAAATACATCATGCATTCCTTAGAAAAAAAAATCATATCCAAGCATATCAATCCTAAAAGAATGCTGAAAATAAAATATTTGGTTGTAGAGCTCGAGCAGTCCCTTTGTCCCATAGCGAGTGTTTTTCACCATCTTGAAAAGTTTGATTTTAATATTGAGCAAAAATTCCAGGTAAGAAATATTGAAGATCACAATACGCGCATATTACAAGATATCACTCACTTAAGATTTCAATCCATTGCTTTGATGGATGTCTACTATGGATCTTCAAGTGCTCGATCTAACTTAGAAATGAGAAAATTAACGACACTTTCTGCTTTTTTGTTACCCATGAGCATGTGGGCAGGGTTTTTTGGCATGAACTTTGATGGAATGCCCTTTCATGAAAAATGGTTCATGATACTAGGGCTTTGTCTAATTGTGGGCACCCCTATTAGCATTTTGAGTTTTTTAATTTATCGTAAATATAGAAGAGAAAAAATTCGTTTAAAAAGAAAACGGCATGATAAAAAAATCAAATTACATTTTCCTTTTTTAACCAGGCGTAAGGATATTCAAAAAAATAATTTTAAATGGGGAAATCAGCATCATGAAGATGAATAA
- a CDS encoding phenylalanine 4-monooxygenase, producing the protein MKSDRQEQQTLSSVPIPEGALSIEVEYKAKSSYPIIPSSSVEGTIGSKIMAPVYSQDQHLTWKKMYEKQQELIQSHLCKEYMEGIQYLQFPLDRVPLLARSSEALKKCTDWQIIRVEGLVSPVNFFALLANKLFPCTDFIRHMDEIDYTPAPDTFHDQIGHLPMITNKRFAEFFNLFGIAGSRAKTEEEVMWFNRIYWFTVEFGLINETTHWEEKRDPALTRIYGAGIASSCGEILYSLSDKVTKHSFDIERITNTEFDIHHMQDQLFEIESFDELETEFRNWAFKKGFI; encoded by the coding sequence ATGAAATCAGATCGGCAAGAACAGCAAACTCTTTCTTCTGTTCCCATTCCTGAAGGTGCGCTTTCAATAGAGGTTGAATACAAAGCGAAATCTTCCTATCCCATTATTCCAAGTTCTTCTGTGGAAGGAACCATAGGATCAAAAATAATGGCGCCTGTTTACTCTCAAGATCAGCATTTAACTTGGAAAAAAATGTATGAAAAGCAGCAGGAATTAATTCAAAGTCATTTGTGCAAAGAATATATGGAAGGGATTCAGTACTTGCAGTTTCCTCTCGATAGGGTTCCTTTGCTTGCCCGCTCTAGCGAGGCGTTAAAAAAATGCACTGATTGGCAAATCATTCGCGTGGAAGGTCTTGTTTCTCCTGTGAATTTCTTTGCCTTACTGGCTAATAAATTGTTTCCTTGCACTGATTTCATTCGTCACATGGATGAAATCGATTATACGCCCGCGCCTGATACGTTTCACGATCAAATTGGTCATTTGCCTATGATTACAAATAAAAGATTTGCAGAATTTTTTAATTTATTTGGCATTGCGGGTTCTCGTGCGAAAACAGAAGAAGAAGTGATGTGGTTCAATCGTATTTATTGGTTTACAGTTGAATTTGGTTTAATTAACGAAACAACTCATTGGGAAGAAAAAAGAGATCCTGCATTGACAAGAATTTATGGAGCAGGAATTGCTTCTTCCTGTGGTGAAATTTTATATAGTCTATCAGATAAAGTTACAAAACACTCGTTTGACATAGAACGTATTACAAATACTGAATTTGATATTCATCACATGCAAGATCAACTTTTTGAAATTGAGTCCTTTGATGAATTAGAAACAGAATTTAGAAATTGGGCTTTTAAAAAAGGGTTTATTTAA
- a CDS encoding bifunctional 5,10-methylenetetrahydrofolate dehydrogenase/5,10-methenyltetrahydrofolate cyclohydrolase, translated as MKFFKRAQESGFIIPDFSKTVKYFENSQCKILDGKILSANFVEQSQNLRRDKKIPCLAVILIGEDSASKVYVNNKIKIFKEAGFESKSFLISSDEAHEEKIIELIQTLNHDKQIDGILVQLPLPKGLNTEKILNSITLSKDVDGFLAHNLGSLATGEFKNAIACTPFGIMAMLFTYGIPLSGKNAVVVGRSNIVGKPMSLLLLSADATVTIAHSKTQNLKQLCQNADILIAAAGQPEFITSEYIKSGAVVIDVGIHRKSDGKLCGDVGFDVKNIAGALTPVPGGVGPMTIAMLMLNTALSAWNKNN; from the coding sequence ATGAAATTTTTTAAACGCGCGCAGGAATCAGGATTTATCATTCCTGATTTTTCTAAAACAGTAAAATATTTTGAAAACTCACAATGCAAAATTCTAGATGGTAAAATATTAAGCGCGAACTTTGTGGAACAGTCACAAAATTTAAGAAGAGATAAAAAAATACCTTGCTTAGCTGTTATATTAATTGGAGAAGATTCTGCTTCCAAAGTATATGTAAATAATAAAATTAAAATTTTTAAAGAAGCGGGATTTGAGTCAAAAAGTTTTTTAATATCCAGCGATGAAGCGCATGAAGAAAAAATCATTGAATTAATTCAAACCTTAAATCATGATAAACAGATTGATGGCATTCTTGTACAATTGCCTTTACCCAAGGGCTTAAATACAGAAAAAATATTAAATTCTATTACATTATCAAAAGATGTTGATGGTTTTTTAGCACACAATTTAGGAAGTTTAGCAACGGGAGAATTCAAGAACGCCATTGCTTGCACTCCATTTGGTATTATGGCGATGTTGTTTACTTATGGAATTCCTCTTTCTGGTAAAAATGCTGTTGTCGTTGGCAGAAGTAATATCGTCGGAAAACCAATGAGTTTGTTACTATTAAGTGCTGATGCTACAGTGACTATAGCTCACTCAAAAACCCAAAATTTAAAACAACTTTGTCAAAATGCAGATATTTTAATTGCGGCGGCGGGACAACCAGAATTCATCACCTCAGAATATATTAAATCCGGCGCCGTTGTTATTGACGTGGGAATTCATAGAAAATCTGATGGAAAACTCTGTGGTGACGTAGGTTTTGACGTTAAAAATATAGCTGGAGCACTCACTCCTGTTCCTGGAGGGGTCGGTCCTATGACAATTGCTATGCTCATGTTAAATACAGCTCTTTCCGCATGGAATAAAAATAATTGA
- the speA gene encoding biosynthetic arginine decarboxylase — protein sequence MMKNVIQESRDLYGIDDWGSGYFGISDKGTVEVYPFGDKQVSVELSKILDIAAEKKVKTPLIVRFPQILDTQLTKLQNAFRGAMEEFKYEGELRAVFPFKVNQRKEFIDDLVSSGKKHIYGLEVGTKPELFAALAYDIHPEALFVCNGFKDSHFIELAFDAKKMGKNVVLVIEGTDELKYIINYAKKVGYCVDIGLRAKLYAKGSGMWEKSGGIGSKFGLNSVEMMEALYLVEEAGLKDQLAMIHYHIGSQITEIKRVKAAMKEAARVYAKILKSGFNLRYLNIGGGIGVDYDGSKTSFYVSHNYTMQEFANDVIYIIQDVCKSEKCKAPHIVSESGRAVAAYHAVLLTDVREVEKTGGNLEEWKISPTDHRLLADMMNSVAYMNGKNFVEYYHDALQYRDELFTLFNLGYLEIEERAKAEVIYYALCNKALSFYRNSGMQLEEFDELEKNQFGKYMANFSMFQSIPDTLGIDQLFPVMPITRLDEKTQHHGVIMDLTCDSDGCLDKFVDKRDVKHSLALHIPKSNEPYYIGFFLVGAYQEALGNNHNLFGAVNELIVRINEEGQIMPVEEVKGEDVGEILRIMNYRDEEVVKGYELQLKRNVAAGVIPQQECDRILRKVKGFFSEYPYLERKSSLEIID from the coding sequence ATGATGAAAAACGTCATTCAAGAATCTCGTGACCTTTACGGTATCGATGATTGGGGTTCCGGTTACTTTGGTATTTCTGATAAAGGAACAGTGGAAGTTTATCCCTTCGGAGATAAACAAGTCTCGGTTGAGCTTTCAAAAATCCTTGATATAGCAGCTGAGAAAAAGGTCAAAACTCCTTTGATTGTCCGTTTTCCTCAAATTCTTGACACACAACTTACCAAGCTCCAAAACGCCTTTCGCGGCGCCATGGAAGAATTTAAATATGAAGGCGAATTAAGAGCCGTTTTTCCATTTAAAGTAAATCAGCGCAAAGAATTTATTGATGACCTCGTTAGCAGCGGTAAAAAACATATTTATGGCTTAGAAGTAGGTACAAAACCTGAACTTTTTGCAGCATTAGCTTATGATATTCATCCAGAAGCACTTTTTGTTTGCAATGGTTTTAAGGATTCACATTTTATTGAATTGGCCTTCGACGCTAAGAAAATGGGGAAAAATGTTGTTCTCGTTATTGAAGGTACAGATGAACTCAAATACATCATCAATTACGCTAAAAAAGTAGGTTATTGCGTTGATATCGGATTGAGAGCCAAGCTTTATGCCAAAGGCTCTGGAATGTGGGAAAAATCCGGAGGAATTGGCAGTAAATTTGGCTTAAATAGCGTTGAAATGATGGAAGCACTTTACTTGGTTGAAGAGGCGGGACTTAAAGATCAACTTGCTATGATCCATTACCACATTGGCTCCCAAATTACAGAAATCAAACGTGTGAAAGCGGCTATGAAAGAAGCGGCTCGCGTTTATGCAAAAATATTAAAAAGCGGTTTCAACCTCCGTTATCTTAATATTGGAGGCGGCATTGGAGTCGATTATGATGGCAGTAAAACAAGTTTTTATGTCAGCCATAACTATACCATGCAAGAATTTGCCAACGATGTTATTTATATAATTCAAGACGTTTGTAAATCTGAAAAATGCAAAGCACCTCATATTGTAAGCGAAAGTGGTCGTGCTGTTGCCGCTTATCATGCTGTCTTATTAACCGATGTGCGCGAAGTGGAAAAAACAGGAGGCAACTTAGAAGAGTGGAAAATATCTCCAACCGATCACAGACTCCTTGCCGACATGATGAACTCCGTTGCCTATATGAACGGTAAGAATTTTGTTGAGTATTACCATGATGCCCTTCAATATCGCGACGAATTATTCACTTTATTTAATTTAGGATATTTAGAAATTGAAGAACGCGCTAAAGCGGAAGTGATTTATTACGCCCTCTGTAATAAAGCATTAAGCTTTTACCGTAATTCCGGCATGCAACTAGAAGAATTTGATGAACTTGAAAAAAATCAATTCGGTAAATACATGGCAAATTTCTCTATGTTTCAATCCATTCCAGATACTTTAGGAATTGATCAGTTGTTTCCTGTTATGCCAATCACACGTCTCGATGAAAAAACACAGCACCATGGTGTCATTATGGATTTAACCTGTGACAGTGATGGCTGCCTTGATAAATTTGTCGATAAAAGAGATGTAAAGCACTCTCTCGCACTACATATCCCAAAGTCAAATGAACCCTATTATATTGGATTCTTTCTTGTGGGAGCTTACCAAGAAGCTTTAGGCAACAATCACAATCTTTTTGGTGCTGTGAATGAGCTTATTGTGCGCATCAATGAAGAAGGCCAAATCATGCCCGTGGAAGAAGTCAAGGGCGAAGATGTGGGCGAAATCTTAAGAATTATGAATTACCGCGACGAAGAAGTTGTCAAGGGTTACGAATTACAACTCAAACGTAATGTTGCTGCGGGAGTTATTCCTCAACAAGAATGCGATCGCATTTTACGAAAGGTAAAAGGATTTTTTAGCGAATATCCTTATCTGGAAAGAAAAAGTTCTCTAGAAATTATTGATTGA